The Deinococcus sp. KNUC1210 nucleotide sequence TTCCTCTCGGTCGCGGCAGCCCGCCAGCACGCCCGCGAAATCGGTATCGATGGCCGTCTCGAAGCGGTTCAGGTGTTTCTTCAGGCTGCCGGGAATATGCAGGGCGTCGCCCAGCGGCACCAGCGCCCGCACGCGCACGGTGTACCACTGAAGGCCGTCGCCGTTGTCCATCAGAAACGAGCCGCCCGCATACCCCTGGGCGATGCTGCGGGTCAGCGGGTCGGGAAAAGCGTCGGGCGTGAAGCGTGATGGGTGATGGGTCATCGAATGCCTTCCGTGAGGTGTGACTCTGGAATAGAACTGCTCTGGCACGCCTTCAGCGGCTCATCACCCATCACGCTTTACCCATTCCCCTGCTCTTTCCCCTTGCCGTAGAGCACCGCCTGTGTGCAGCGAAACAGGGCCATGCGCTTGCCCTCGGCATTCCTGACTTCGGCGTCCCAGACCTGGGTGGTGCGGCCTGTATGGACGGGTGTGGCCTCGCAGGTGATGGTACCCGCCAGCGCCGTTCCCAGAAAATTGGATTTGAGTTCGATGGTGGTGAAGCCCACCGCCGACTCGGGCAGCAGCAGACGGCAGCCGTAGCCGCACGCGGTATCGGCCAGCGCAATGACGGTGGCGGCGTGCAGAAAGCCGTTGGGGGCCAGCAGTTCAGGGCGAATCGTCAGTTCGGCGCGGATCACGTCGGGCGTCATCTCGGTAAAGACGATGCCGATCAGGCCGGGCAGGTGGCCCACGCTGCGCTCGTTGACCAGCTTCAGGCGTTCGGCTGGGGGAAGGTCACGTTCATTCACGCCCCTCAGCTTAGCGAAAGATCAGCCCGGCACTCTATTCTGCCCGCATGACGCCCGCCGATCCGTCCGACCACCAGCCCACACCCTCGCTGACCACCCTTGCCGTCCGTGCCGGGGAACACGCCTCGCCCACTGCCAGCACCTCGCTGATCGAGCCGATCTACCAGAGCACGGTGTACAGCTTTCCCGACCTGGAGAGCCTGGAAGCGGGCATGGCGGGCCAGCAGGACGCCTATTTCTATTACCGCAACGGCACCCCCAACGCCAGCACCCTGGAACGCGCCCTGGCTGAACTGGAGGGCTGCGAGGCTGCCGCGTGCGCTGCCAGCGGCATGGCAGCCATCAGCGCGGCGTTTCTGGGCGTGCTCTCGGCAGGCGACCACATCATCACCGACGAACGGGTGTA carries:
- a CDS encoding leucyl/phenylalanyl-tRNA--protein transferase family protein, translating into MTHHPSRFTPDAFPDPLTRSIAQGYAGGSFLMDNGDGLQWYTVRVRALVPLGDALHIPGSLKKHLNRFETAIDTDFAGVLAGCRDREETWISDELADLYLHLHRTGLAHSFETYQGGGWRAVCWDWCSAGLSSEKPCSTASRTGRKWRWCGCRSI
- a CDS encoding PaaI family thioesterase; the protein is MNERDLPPAERLKLVNERSVGHLPGLIGIVFTEMTPDVIRAELTIRPELLAPNGFLHAATVIALADTACGYGCRLLLPESAVGFTTIELKSNFLGTALAGTITCEATPVHTGRTTQVWDAEVRNAEGKRMALFRCTQAVLYGKGKEQGNG